The following are encoded in a window of Harmonia axyridis chromosome 7, icHarAxyr1.1, whole genome shotgun sequence genomic DNA:
- the LOC123684465 gene encoding RING finger protein 121: MDLHEPVILGNRTIDQLSQEEKHRYDHQQMHEQHKGHDKMHAEMFMVLVITLIVAQFLLIEWKKKHYRSYSLVTLLGLWLVPFFFALKNHFWRFIFTWLLFTCISGLIAKKAIEKPIHRTTPRLVYKWFLFLYKLSYVLGLIGYFVFLATFFGLNIVFNSKPNLWMESGTLFVFYGLYYGVLGRDISEICADKMASHIGYYTDQGIPTRHLDPNVCAVCGNKLLVPENEEGIIENTYKLSCEHVFHEFCIRGWCIVGKKQTCPYCKEKVDLKKMFCNPWEKPHVLYGQFLDWIRWLLAWQPMIIFIVQGINWVLGLE, translated from the exons ATGGATTTGCACGAGCCTGTTATTTTAGGGAACAGG ACAATCGACCAATTGTCCCAAGAAGAGAAACACAG GTATGATCATCAGCAAATGCATGAGCAACATAAAGGCCATGATAAGATGCACGCTGAGATGTTTATGGTACTAGTTATAACCTTAATTGTAGCTCAATTTCTATTGATAGAATGGAAGAAAAAACATTATCGTTCTTATTCT CTTGTTACCTTATTAGGTTTATGGCTGGTGCCATTCTTTTTTGccttaaaaaatcatttttggagATTCATATTTACATGGTTACTTTTCACTTGCATATCAGGACTTATAGCAAAAAAAGCAATTGAAAAACCAATTCATAGGACAACACCAAG attggtatataaatggttcctATTTCTGTATAAACTAAGTTATGTTCTTGGTCTCATAGGTTACTTTGTATTTCTGGCAACATTTTTTGGACtgaatattgtttttaattcAAAACCTAATTTGTGGATGGAAAGTGGAaccttatttgtattttatggATTGTATTATGGTGTTCTGGGAAGAGATATATCTGAAATTTGTGCTGATAAAATGGCTTCTCATATTGGG tattacACAGATCAAGGAATACCAACCAGACATTTAGATCCCAATGTTTGTGCCGTTTGTGGCAACAAATTATTGGTTCCAGAAAATGAAGAGGGTATTATAGAAAACACTTATAAACTTAGTTGTGAACATGT GTTTCATGAATTTTGTATAAGAGGATGGTGCATTGTGGGTAAAAAGCAGACTTGCCCATATTGTAAAGAGAaagttgatttgaaaaaaatgttttgcaaTCCCTGGGAAAAGCCCCATGTACTTTACGGACAGTTTCTAGATTGGATAAGATGGTTATTGGCGTGGCAACCAATGATTATTTTCATCGTTCAAGGAATAAATTGGGTATTAGGCTTGGAATAG
- the LOC123684464 gene encoding neurogenic locus protein delta, translating to MNSLLMLKFVLLLTLLSYCEVEGARYVPKWKKQACEIPTSQNEHSHYICTDDGEVKCIPGWTGDLCDVPICKSGCDPIQGYCNRPGECVCKLGYYGDKCNKCIPLPGCQHGFCRDSFECKCREGWKGVFCSEPVCGKDCHPARGYCDSPGECKCRLGWAGTSCQQCQVLPGCQHGYCEKPLECRCFPGYTGLLCQIPICSKTCHRERGYCRKPGECRCKVGWWGKNCDVCYPYPGCVNGTCRRPWECNCKEGWGGMLCDEELTYCRDNPNTCQNGAKCIPLTKEDGNYRCYCREGSYGRNCEYTDVYFTTTLRPPMTSTTRRTYITSNLTLSHIETGPIVMPNEQKPMGLQTNKTSEVNSTSTTSTTSTTSTSITTTTTSTPSTTTTSEKSVYLNDTSLNSNSVSENETF from the exons ATGAATAGCTTACTGATGTTAAAATTTGTGCTCTTACTAACACTTTTATCTTACTGCGAAGTGGAGGGTGCTCGTTATGTACCTAAATGGAAAAAACAG gCCTGTGAAATCCCCACATCACAGAACGAACATTCCCACTACATTTGCACAGATGATGGTGAGGTGAAATGTATACCTGGATGGACCGGAGACCTTTGTGATGTGCCCATTTGCAAATCTGGATGTGACCCGATCCAAGGATATTGCAACCGACCTGGAGAATGCGTTTGCAAATTGGGATACTATGGAGATAAATGCAATAAATGCATTCCTTTGCCGGGTTGCCAACATGGGTTCTGCAGAGACAGCTTCGAATGTAAATGTAGAGAGGGCTGGAAAGGTGTTTTCTGTTCGGAAC CTGTGTGTGGAAAGGACTGTCATCCAGCTCGAGGATATTGTGACTCTCCAGGAGAATGTAAATGCCGCTTAGGATGGGCAGGTACTAGCTGCCAGCAATGCCAAGTCTTACCAGGATGTCAGCATGGTTACTGTGAGAAGCCTTTGGAATGTAGATGTTTCCCAGGATATACAGGACTGCTCTGTCAAATTC CAATTTGTTCGAAAACATGCCACAGAGAAAGAGGTTACTGTAGGAAGCCTGGAGAATGCAGATGTAAGGTTGGATGGTGGGGCAAGAACTGTGACGTCTGTTATCCCTATCCAGGCTGTGTAAATGGTACTTGCAGAAGACCATGGGAATGTAATTGCAAAGAAGGCTGGGGTGGAATGCTCTGCGACGAAG aactAACCTACTGCAGGGATAACCCAAATACATGCCAAAATGGTGCCAAATGCATACCATTAACCAAGGAAGACGGTAACTATAGATGTTATTGTCGTGAAGGTAGTTATGGAAGAAACTGTGAATATACTGATGTGTACTTCACAACAACTTTGAGACCTCCAATGACCTCTACCACGAGAAGGACATACATAACTTCTAACCTCACCTTATCGCATATAGAAACTGGACCAATAGTGATGCCAAATGAACAAAAACCAATGGgtttacaaacaaacaaaactagCGAAGTCAATTCTACAAGTACCACAAGTACTACTAGTACTACCAGTACTTCTATTACAACAACTACAACTAGTACTCCGTCGACAACAACGACATCTGAGAAAAGTGTATACCTCAATGATACCAGCCTTAATTCGAATAGTGTATCTGAAAATGAAACTTTCTGA
- the LOC123684097 gene encoding O-acyltransferase like protein-like — protein MRSLILFIFFFNFVFCVSSFFEEDCLKKVVESHIEGKCANQLKTLCRRHDLLFTFWDSSSRIFKNGLTATSQLDLGNYDLCLSIDDNLDNVHILGKYCSTQWETAVPKGALEELIFIMEKYNPMHLLTNKTYLDSFQNVVKYEAPSDEKIYLTGSICIPDACSPIEFKKVFNPYIYPVVDLECNCLTKDGPYLSVSETIITICIGVILLVVIGTTIYHVWFYNKYEVDPHELIKAFSAFHNGKKLITISKGNPDQIQCIHGLRFLSMIWVIAGHSFSSGTSFPQMNKDDVDEWKTKLYSEYIQAGHYAVDTFFFLSGLLLAYGYMKQMKGVEVASQIKGIPLMILNRYIRLTPAVAALFFVSISFFKSLGNGPMWYLYVNYVNDTCKNIWLKYFLYIQNYGPAEDMCYLQTWYLSADMQMFVVAPIVLIPAALYFRKNLRVVIASLSGLIVFCVGLTIAIRYIVDDYTNEYDTHSRLSNYLVGIIGGIIMHTLRGKDIKINKVVNLVTWIITLSVMVFLILYLHDVVQNPTVDKTNFFYALQRPIWSAGILWIVFSCHFGYGGIINDILSIPCFQIGSRLSYCMYIVHFMVIFLYSGSLRTYQLVNDYTMLYLTCGHVVASMLVATIWTLLFEAPMIILNKMLFGKLDSPKK, from the exons ATGAgatctttaattttatttatatttttttttaatttcgtatTTTGTGTGAGTTCTTTTTTCGAAGAAGATTGTTTAAAGAAAGTTGTCGAATCTCATATTGAGGGAAAATGTGCGAATCAACTGAAAACATTGTGCAGACGTCATGATTTGTTATTCACAT TCTGGGATTCATCTTCGAGAATATTTAAGAATGGTTTGACTGCAACAAGCCAGTTGGATCTGGGAAATTATGATTTATGTctgtctatcgacgacaatttgGATAATGTTCATATTTTGGGAAAATATTGTTCAACTCAGTGGGAAACAGCTGTTCCTAAGGGTGCTTTAGAAGAATTGATTTTcattatggaaaaatataatcCCATGCATTTATTGacaaataaaacatatttg GATTCATTCCAAAATGTAGTTAAATATGAGGCTCCAtcagatgaaaaaatatatttgactgGATCAATCTGTATTCCTGATGCTTGTTCGCCAATAGAATTCAAGAAAGTGTTCAATCCATATATTTACCCAGTCGTTGATTTAGAATGTAATTGTCTTACAAAAGATGGGCCATATTTATCTGTCTCCGAAACAATTATCAC AATATGTATTGGTGTGATTTTGCTGGTGGTAATTGGTACTACAATTTACCATGTTTGGTTTTACAACAAATACGAAG tgGATCCTCACGAGTTGATAAAAGCTTTCTCAGCCTTTCATAATGGTAAAAAGCTCATTACCATAAGCAAGGGTAATCCAGATCAAATTCAATGTATCCATGGGCTTAGATTTCTAAGCATGATATGGGTGATTGCAGGTCATTCATTCAGTTCTGGTACCAGTTTTCCCCAAATGAATAAAGATGATGTAGATGAG TGGAAAACAAAGTTATACTCAGAGTATATACAAGCTGGACATTATGCGGTAGACACCTTTTTCTTCCTCTCTGGTCTGCTTCTGGCTTATGGCTACATGAAACAAATGAAAGGAGTGGAAGTTGCATCACAAATCAAGGGTATACCTCTCATGATTTTGAATCGATATATAAG gttaacTCCAGCCGTCGCCGCACTTTTTTTCGTCtctatttcattctttaaatcACTGGGAAATGGCCCAATGTGGTACTTATATGTGAATTACGTGAATGATACTTGTAAAAACATCTGGTTGAAGTATTTTCTTTACATACAAAACTACGGTCCTGCTGAGGATATG TGCTATCTCCAAACCTGGTATTTATCTGCAGATATGCAAATGTTCGTTGTCGCTCCAATAGTTCTAATTCCTGCTGCTTTATATTTCCGTAAAAATCTACGAGTAGTCATTGCATCACTGAGTGGCTTGATAGTATTCTGCGTTGGACTTACTATAGCTATACGCTATATTGTTGATGACTACACAAA TGAGTACGACACTCATTCGAGGCTATCCAACTATTTAGTAGGTATAATTGGAGGAATAATAATGCACACTTTAAGGGGAAAAGATATCAAAATCAATAAG GTTGTCAACTTAGTGACATGGATCATTACTCTATCAGTTATGGTATTTCTCATTCTTTACCTACATGATGTTGTACAGAACCCAACAGTGGATAAAACGAATTTCTTCTACGCATTACAAAGACCAATTTGGAGTGCTGGTATTTTATGGATAGTTTTCTCCTGTCATTTTGGTTATGGAG GTATAATCAATGATATTTTGAGCATTCCATGCTTTCAAATCGGCTCAAGGCTATCATATTGCATGTATATTGTTCATTTTATGgtgatttttctttattctgGATCACTAAGAACATACCAATTAGTCAATGACTACACTATG ttgtaCTTGACGTGCGGCCATGTTGTTGCTAGTATGTTAGTTGCTACAATATGGACCCTTCTCTTCGAAGCTCCGATGATCATCCTGAACAAGATGCTGTTTGGAAAATTAG ATTCACCGAAAAAATGA